From the Paenibacillus sp. genome, one window contains:
- a CDS encoding chromate transporter codes for MESIALLWELFVTFLMIGAVSFGGGYSMIPVIEREVVHQHGWLSLQAFTDVIAVAGMSPGPIATNCAIFIGYRLAGVPGAVASTLGMVLPSLAIILIVAAFFYKVRNSSFVKKGFYGLRPIITGLIFYAAISFAIGNGVVPTGGAGAVGWETAALLAIFALSLIALLRFRTHPVIVIVLSGLTGIAFFS; via the coding sequence ATGGAGAGCATCGCATTACTCTGGGAACTGTTCGTGACATTCCTGATGATCGGCGCGGTGTCTTTCGGCGGCGGCTATTCGATGATCCCGGTCATCGAGCGGGAGGTCGTGCACCAGCACGGCTGGCTGTCGCTGCAGGCGTTCACGGACGTCATCGCCGTCGCCGGCATGTCGCCGGGACCGATCGCGACGAACTGCGCGATTTTCATCGGCTACCGCTTGGCGGGCGTGCCGGGGGCGGTCGCGTCCACGCTTGGCATGGTGCTGCCGTCGCTCGCGATCATCTTGATCGTAGCCGCCTTTTTCTATAAAGTTAGGAACAGCTCGTTCGTCAAAAAAGGCTTTTACGGGCTTCGCCCGATTATAACGGGACTCATTTTTTATGCGGCGATCTCGTTCGCCATCGGCAACGGCGTCGTCCCGACGGGCGGCGCCGGAGCGGTCGGGTGGGAAACCGCCGCGCTGCTCGCGATTTTCGCCCTGTCGCTGATCGCCCTGCTGCGATTTCGCACGCACCCGGTCATCGTCATCGTCTTGTCCGGACTAACCGGGATCGCGTTCTTTAGTTAA
- a CDS encoding formylglycine-generating enzyme family protein, with translation MEPVNGTIKSCCAPRRANDGETPAPAAAAERAPAAADEAAARCKSTDGMIRLPGGTFLMGTDDEEGFPADGEGPVREVTVDSFLIDPYAVTNDQFAAFVRETGYVTEAERFGWSYVFHLLVPEDVKQTVTRVPQQTPWWYAVEGAYWAQPEGPGTSVEGRGDHPVVHISWNDADAYCRWAGKRLPTEAEWEYAARGGLVGKRYPWGDLLKHEGKHMCNIWQGKFPEKNNASDGYVGTCPVDAFEPNGYGLYNVSGNVWEWCADWFHPTYHREENRLNPKGPPAGSNRVMRGGSYLCHKSYCNRYRVAARSSNTPDSSTGNAGFRCAADAPN, from the coding sequence ATGGAGCCCGTCAACGGAACGATCAAGTCATGCTGCGCCCCAAGGAGAGCGAACGACGGCGAAACGCCGGCGCCAGCGGCAGCGGCGGAGCGCGCCCCGGCGGCGGCCGACGAGGCGGCGGCGCGGTGCAAGAGCACGGACGGCATGATCCGGCTGCCCGGCGGCACGTTCCTCATGGGAACGGACGACGAAGAAGGATTTCCCGCGGACGGCGAAGGGCCGGTTCGCGAGGTGACGGTCGATTCGTTCTTGATAGACCCGTATGCCGTCACGAACGATCAATTCGCCGCATTCGTGCGTGAAACCGGTTACGTCACCGAGGCCGAGCGGTTCGGCTGGTCGTACGTCTTCCATTTGCTCGTGCCGGAAGACGTCAAGCAAACCGTCACCCGCGTTCCGCAGCAAACGCCATGGTGGTACGCGGTCGAAGGCGCCTATTGGGCGCAGCCGGAAGGTCCCGGCACGAGCGTGGAAGGCCGGGGCGACCATCCCGTCGTACATATCAGCTGGAACGACGCTGATGCGTACTGCCGATGGGCGGGGAAACGGCTGCCGACGGAAGCGGAATGGGAATACGCCGCGAGAGGCGGTCTCGTCGGCAAACGGTATCCGTGGGGCGACCTGCTGAAGCACGAAGGCAAGCATATGTGCAACATTTGGCAGGGCAAATTTCCGGAAAAAAACAACGCCTCCGACGGTTACGTCGGCACGTGTCCGGTCGACGCGTTCGAGCCGAACGGCTACGGACTGTACAACGTCTCCGGCAACGTGTGGGAGTGGTGCGCGGATTGGTTTCATCCGACGTACCACCGCGAGGAAAACCGTCTCAACCCGAAAGGTCCGCCCGCCGGGTCGAACCGCGTCATGAGAGGCGGGTCGTATCTTTGCCACAAATCGTACTGCAACCGGTACCGCGTCGCCGCCCGAAGCTCGAATACGCCCGACAGCTCGACGGGCAACGCCGGCTTCCGCTGCGCCGCGGACGCGCCGAACTAA
- a CDS encoding SGNH/GDSL hydrolase family protein, with product MIIGNDEKLLMIGDSITDCERARPIGESRFGGGTGKGYVAQVEALLHTRYPERNIRVVNMGISGNTVRDLKARWQTDVVELKPDWLSIMIGINDVWRQFDSPTIPEAHVYIEEYEATLDELVAATKPTVKGIVLMTPFYIEPNREDAMRATMDQYGAVVQQLAAKHGARFVDTQAAFDRVMRHLYPATLAWDRVHPVLSGHMTIAKAFLDEIGFEWD from the coding sequence ATGATTATCGGAAACGACGAAAAGCTGCTCATGATCGGCGACTCGATCACCGATTGCGAGCGAGCCCGCCCCATCGGGGAAAGCCGGTTCGGCGGAGGCACGGGGAAAGGGTACGTGGCGCAGGTGGAGGCGCTGCTGCACACGAGGTATCCGGAGCGGAACATCCGCGTCGTCAACATGGGCATCAGCGGCAACACGGTGCGAGACCTTAAGGCGCGCTGGCAGACCGACGTCGTCGAGTTGAAGCCGGACTGGCTGTCGATCATGATCGGCATCAACGACGTATGGCGGCAGTTCGATTCGCCGACGATTCCGGAAGCGCACGTCTACATCGAGGAATACGAAGCGACGCTCGACGAGCTCGTCGCCGCGACGAAGCCCACCGTCAAGGGGATCGTTCTGATGACGCCGTTCTACATCGAGCCGAACCGGGAGGACGCGATGCGGGCGACGATGGACCAATACGGCGCGGTCGTGCAGCAGCTGGCGGCGAAGCACGGCGCGCGGTTCGTCGATACGCAGGCGGCGTTCGACCGGGTGATGCGGCATTTGTACCCCGCGACGCTGGCGTGGGATCGGGTGCATCCCGTCCTGTCCGGACATATGACGATCGCGAAGGCGTTCCTCGATGAGATCGGCTTCGAGTGGGATTGA
- the glpX gene encoding class II fructose-bisphosphatase has protein sequence MERELALEIVRVTELAALASAPWMGRGDKDSADGAATEAMRAMFDSVSIRGTVVIGEGEMDEAPMLYIGEAVGNGDGPEVDVAVDPLEGTEIVAKGLNNALSVIAVANRGQLLHAPDMYMEKLAVGPKLKGKLSIEQPLEETLRIAAKELGKSISDLTVMILDRSRHEQQIKTLRKVGVRIKFLSDGDVAGAIAPAFEDAGIDLYVGSGGAPEGVLAAAALRCLDGELQGRLMPANAEEFQRCIQMGIDNPYKVLTMDDMVGTEDVIFAATGVTPGEILGGVRYFADQRAETQSVVMRAKTRTIRYVRSLHYLPNKPILQKLKSK, from the coding sequence ATGGAACGAGAACTGGCATTAGAAATCGTTCGCGTGACGGAGCTGGCGGCATTGGCATCGGCGCCGTGGATGGGCCGCGGCGATAAGGACTCCGCGGACGGCGCGGCGACGGAAGCGATGCGCGCGATGTTCGACTCGGTGTCGATTCGCGGCACCGTCGTCATCGGAGAAGGCGAAATGGACGAAGCGCCGATGCTGTACATCGGCGAAGCCGTCGGCAACGGGGACGGACCGGAAGTGGACGTCGCCGTGGATCCGCTCGAGGGGACGGAAATCGTCGCCAAGGGTCTCAACAACGCGCTGTCGGTCATCGCGGTCGCGAACAGAGGGCAGCTGCTGCACGCGCCTGACATGTATATGGAGAAGCTGGCGGTCGGCCCGAAGCTGAAAGGCAAGCTCAGCATCGAGCAGCCGCTCGAGGAAACGCTGCGCATCGCGGCGAAGGAGCTCGGCAAATCGATTTCCGATTTGACCGTTATGATTTTGGACCGCTCGCGCCACGAGCAGCAAATCAAGACGCTGCGCAAGGTCGGCGTACGGATCAAGTTTTTGTCCGACGGCGACGTCGCCGGAGCGATCGCGCCGGCGTTCGAGGATGCGGGCATCGACTTGTACGTCGGCTCCGGCGGCGCGCCGGAAGGCGTGCTGGCGGCCGCGGCGCTGCGCTGTCTGGACGGGGAGCTGCAGGGGCGGCTCATGCCCGCCAATGCGGAAGAGTTCCAGCGCTGCATTCAGATGGGCATAGACAATCCGTACAAAGTGTTGACGATGGACGATATGGTCGGCACGGAGGACGTCATTTTCGCCGCGACCGGCGTGACGCCCGGAGAAATTTTGGGCGGCGTCCGCTACTTCGCGGACCAGCGGGCCGAGACGCAATCGGTCGTCATGCGGGCGAAAACGCGAACGATCCGTTACGTACGCTCGCTCCATTACTTGCCGAATAAACCGATCCTTCAAAAGCTGAAATCCAAATAA
- a CDS encoding GNAT family protein, translating to MTTTNARIELREYGGEAERLVAFLTSQPWPFHGTPNLTEDSVRESLAKGRYAGEETKTFWVRADGADVGLIRLFDLGDLTPLFDIRIDRNARGQGIGTAALRRLTDYLFTAFPEKIRMEGHTRVDNYAMRKTFAKAGFVKEGYHRKSWPTEGVYYDSVGYAILRDDWASGRTTPVHWNDVPF from the coding sequence ATGACAACGACGAACGCGCGGATCGAACTGCGCGAATACGGCGGCGAAGCGGAGCGGCTGGTCGCGTTTCTGACGAGCCAGCCTTGGCCGTTCCACGGCACCCCGAACTTGACGGAAGACAGCGTGCGCGAGAGTCTCGCGAAAGGCCGATACGCGGGGGAAGAGACGAAGACGTTCTGGGTCCGGGCGGACGGAGCCGACGTAGGGCTCATTCGGCTGTTCGACCTCGGCGATTTGACGCCGCTGTTCGACATTCGCATCGACCGGAACGCGCGCGGGCAGGGCATCGGTACGGCGGCCCTTCGGCGGCTGACCGATTATTTGTTCACGGCGTTCCCGGAGAAAATCCGCATGGAAGGGCACACGCGCGTCGATAACTACGCCATGCGCAAAACGTTCGCGAAAGCGGGGTTCGTGAAAGAAGGCTACCATCGGAAATCGTGGCCGACGGAAGGCGTCTATTACGATTCGGTCGGCTATGCGATTTTGCGGGACGATTGGGCGAGCGGGCGGACGACGCCCGTCCATTGGAACGACGTTCCGTTCTAG
- a CDS encoding ABC transporter substrate-binding protein produces MQLETHYLNLYDELGANTPGERMPVTVERLSGVFQCTDRNAKFILRKMEEAGWIAWHPGRGRGRTSEIELNVEREQILQDIAKRLAEQGDVRNAMNLVHERARTPESAERFSAWLSDFFGFRQEDRSERTTDTLRIPVFDQILSLDPALIYFCGEGHLCRQIYDTLVKYDPESDGVVPRLAHHWESNEDATRWTFYLRKGVLFHHKRELDAHDVVFTFERLRDHSNFWMIDSVAAKQAYVVEFRLKDSCVWFPRIAGFDNASILPRDAVKQRGDAFFSVPIGTGPFQIAKLTEQVCVLDAFPYYYLGRAHLDRVEMHFISEGNELEAARGPVDLVHKGSCNAPLPTGYLERLRTSTAGCCRLLAFNMKREGPQRNPAFREALGLMIDREDMMARLGDDRLRLAEGFCDVGAETPSAPPADPDRIRELLAKSGYDGETIILDSNVNREREAMLLREYAARYGVRIEPRLSRFCDFYKYANQTPGHIVFYNAVFEDGEATFIDMVFSPRSAVGMHLLDDELRNAARSIVRRMFRERTAEGRWNCVAELSRLVRSSHAILFLFHSAFDSYYNPRIGGVSHNTLGLIDYRNVWYKTAQEEDAADRLQQALV; encoded by the coding sequence ATGCAGCTCGAAACGCACTATTTGAATTTATATGACGAATTGGGCGCAAATACGCCGGGCGAACGAATGCCGGTTACGGTCGAGCGTCTGTCGGGCGTGTTCCAATGCACCGACCGCAACGCGAAATTCATCCTTCGCAAAATGGAGGAAGCCGGCTGGATCGCATGGCATCCGGGACGCGGCCGCGGCCGGACGTCGGAAATCGAGCTGAACGTCGAACGGGAACAGATCCTGCAGGATATCGCGAAGCGGCTTGCGGAGCAGGGCGACGTGCGCAACGCGATGAACCTCGTTCACGAGCGGGCCCGGACGCCGGAAAGCGCGGAGCGGTTTTCCGCATGGCTGTCCGATTTTTTCGGGTTCCGCCAAGAGGATCGAAGCGAACGGACGACCGATACGCTCCGGATCCCGGTGTTCGATCAAATCTTGTCGCTCGATCCCGCCCTCATTTACTTCTGCGGAGAAGGCCATTTGTGCCGCCAAATTTACGACACGCTCGTCAAATACGACCCTGAATCCGACGGCGTCGTGCCGAGACTCGCCCATCATTGGGAATCGAACGAGGATGCGACGCGATGGACGTTTTACTTGCGCAAGGGGGTATTGTTTCATCATAAACGGGAATTGGACGCGCATGACGTCGTCTTTACGTTCGAGCGTCTGCGCGATCACTCCAACTTTTGGATGATCGACTCGGTCGCGGCCAAACAAGCGTACGTCGTAGAGTTCCGGTTGAAGGACAGCTGCGTGTGGTTCCCGCGCATCGCGGGCTTCGACAACGCCTCGATTTTGCCGAGGGACGCCGTTAAGCAGCGCGGGGACGCGTTCTTCTCCGTCCCGATCGGCACAGGACCGTTCCAGATCGCGAAGCTGACGGAACAGGTATGCGTGCTCGACGCGTTCCCCTATTATTATCTCGGGCGCGCGCACTTGGACCGCGTCGAAATGCATTTCATTTCGGAAGGGAACGAACTCGAGGCCGCTCGAGGCCCTGTTGATCTCGTGCACAAGGGCAGCTGCAACGCCCCTCTGCCGACCGGGTATTTGGAGCGGCTCCGCACGTCGACGGCAGGCTGCTGCCGTTTGCTCGCTTTCAATATGAAGCGCGAAGGTCCGCAGCGGAACCCGGCGTTTCGCGAAGCGCTCGGCCTGATGATCGACCGCGAAGACATGATGGCCCGTCTCGGCGACGATCGGCTGCGCTTAGCGGAAGGGTTCTGCGATGTGGGCGCGGAGACGCCATCGGCACCCCCCGCCGATCCGGATCGTATTAGGGAGCTGCTTGCGAAATCCGGCTACGACGGCGAGACGATCATTCTCGACTCGAACGTCAACCGGGAACGGGAGGCGATGCTGCTTCGCGAATACGCCGCCCGATACGGCGTCCGCATCGAGCCGAGATTGTCTCGGTTTTGCGATTTTTATAAGTACGCGAACCAAACTCCGGGGCACATTGTGTTTTATAACGCGGTGTTCGAAGACGGGGAGGCGACATTCATCGATATGGTGTTTTCGCCGCGGAGCGCCGTCGGCATGCACCTGCTCGACGACGAGCTCCGGAACGCGGCGCGGTCCATCGTCCGGCGCATGTTTCGCGAACGCACCGCCGAAGGGCGCTGGAACTGCGTCGCGGAGCTGTCCCGGCTCGTTCGGTCTTCGCACGCGATTCTTTTTTTGTTCCATTCGGCGTTCGACTCGTACTACAATCCGAGAATCGGCGGCGTATCGCACAATACGCTCGGCTTGATCGATTACCGCAACGTTTGGTACAAAACGGCGCAAGAAGAGGACGCCGCCGATCGCCTGCAGCAGGCGCTCGTCTAG
- a CDS encoding DedA family protein: protein MEIEALLNEYGYAALFFAFCLGIVGLPIPNEVVVMSGGAVSSEGMLLPVPAFLMTYGGICCGLTIGFVVGRFVGVPILERLGRRPKFEAYVARSQRLVEKYGGTALLFTYFIPVVRNVVPYVIGAGGVGYPVFALFAYTGAFVWTALFFIVGYVTGDEINEAILQIP, encoded by the coding sequence GTGGAAATCGAGGCGTTGCTAAACGAATACGGCTACGCGGCCTTGTTCTTTGCGTTTTGTCTCGGCATCGTCGGCCTGCCGATCCCGAACGAGGTCGTCGTCATGTCGGGGGGAGCGGTGTCGTCCGAAGGCATGCTGCTGCCGGTGCCGGCGTTTCTTATGACGTACGGGGGCATCTGCTGCGGACTGACGATCGGCTTCGTCGTCGGGCGGTTCGTCGGCGTGCCGATTTTGGAGCGGCTCGGCCGGCGGCCGAAATTCGAAGCGTATGTGGCGCGATCGCAGCGTCTCGTCGAAAAATACGGAGGTACGGCCTTATTGTTCACGTACTTCATTCCCGTCGTGCGGAACGTCGTCCCGTACGTCATCGGCGCCGGGGGCGTCGGTTACCCCGTATTCGCCTTATTCGCCTACACCGGGGCGTTCGTGTGGACCGCGTTGTTTTTCATCGTCGGCTACGTGACCGGGGACGAAATCAACGAAGCGATTTTGCAGATTCCATAA
- a CDS encoding YfhD family protein has translation MGRGNNRRVVDNNESQMPQTPKYDVRERGEGEETEFAEEMEGRYAVEQKPGFPSTGVRRKR, from the coding sequence ATGGGCCGAGGGAATAACAGGCGCGTGGTGGATAACAACGAATCGCAAATGCCGCAAACGCCGAAGTACGACGTTCGCGAGCGCGGCGAGGGCGAGGAGACGGAATTCGCCGAGGAAATGGAAGGCCGCTACGCCGTCGAGCAGAAGCCGGGCTTCCCGAGCACGGGCGTAAGACGCAAACGCTAG
- a CDS encoding sugar phosphate isomerase/epimerase family protein codes for MKLSVFTVCTPDLTPDALINAASEAGIAGIEWRYTSTPAEVRGEAPSFWRNNACTLDPETTTDEELDALKEKASRAGLQTVTITPYLTCGDVPGTERAMRHAARLGAKAIRVGVPRYDRSRRYPDLFAEAIDYLQAVEELSARYGVKGLVETHHQTIAPSAGLAYRLVERFSPERIGVLYDPGNMVHEGYENYRMGLELLGPFLAHVHVKNAGWFPKADGSGWECRWAAMDRGVVDWKQVVADLQAVGYDGWCGVEDFSGTHSSKALLGEFVGWFRSLLGESAEVQRT; via the coding sequence ATGAAGCTGTCCGTGTTTACCGTATGTACGCCGGATTTAACCCCTGATGCGCTGATCAACGCCGCGAGCGAAGCCGGGATCGCAGGCATCGAATGGCGCTATACTTCGACGCCCGCGGAGGTGCGCGGCGAAGCGCCGTCGTTCTGGCGGAATAACGCGTGCACGCTCGACCCGGAGACGACGACGGACGAGGAGCTGGATGCGCTGAAGGAGAAAGCGAGCCGCGCCGGTTTGCAAACGGTTACGATCACGCCGTATTTGACCTGCGGCGACGTTCCGGGCACGGAACGCGCAATGCGGCATGCGGCTCGCCTCGGGGCGAAGGCGATTCGCGTCGGCGTGCCGCGGTACGATCGGTCCCGGCGCTATCCGGACTTGTTCGCGGAGGCGATCGACTACCTCCAGGCGGTAGAGGAGCTATCCGCCCGGTACGGGGTGAAGGGGCTCGTCGAGACGCATCACCAGACGATCGCGCCGAGCGCGGGGCTCGCGTACCGTCTCGTCGAACGATTTTCGCCGGAGCGGATCGGCGTCCTGTACGACCCCGGCAATATGGTGCACGAAGGGTACGAAAATTACCGGATGGGCCTTGAACTGCTCGGGCCGTTCCTCGCGCATGTGCATGTGAAGAACGCGGGCTGGTTCCCGAAGGCGGACGGCTCGGGCTGGGAGTGCCGCTGGGCCGCCATGGACCGCGGCGTCGTCGATTGGAAGCAGGTCGTCGCGGATTTGCAGGCGGTCGGCTACGACGGCTGGTGCGGCGTCGAAGACTTCAGCGGCACGCATTCGAGCAAGGCGCTGCTCGGCGAGTTCGTCGGCTGGTTCCGGTCGCTGCTCGGCGAGAGCGCGGAAGTTCAACGCACGTAA
- a CDS encoding Gfo/Idh/MocA family oxidoreductase — protein MNKVRIGIVGMGNMGWGHADYLAAGEVKGAELTAVSDLFESKRKQAAESFPGVAVFDSAEALFASGLVDAVLIATPHYEHPACAIEAFRHGLHVLIEKPAGVYTKQVRQMNEAAANSGKVFSIMYNQRTNPLYRKLRDLIISGELGEVRRTNWIITNWYRSQSYYNSGGWRATWAGEGGGVLINQDPHQLDLWQWTTGLMPTRVRAFCHFGKYRDIEVEDDVTAYVEYANGATGVFVTTTGEAPGTNRFEVTGDRGKIVIEDGKLTFWRLRVSEPEFNATYKGSFGQPECWKCEVPIEGDNPGHKGITQNFVDAILKGTPLIAPGEEGILGLTISNAMHLSTWTDNWVNLPIDEDLYYDLLQERIRNSKYQKPETVEVVANVKGTFNS, from the coding sequence ATGAATAAAGTCCGAATCGGCATCGTCGGCATGGGCAACATGGGATGGGGGCACGCGGATTATTTGGCCGCGGGCGAGGTGAAAGGAGCGGAGCTGACGGCCGTCAGCGACTTATTCGAGTCGAAGCGAAAGCAGGCTGCGGAATCGTTCCCCGGCGTCGCCGTATTCGATTCGGCGGAAGCGCTGTTCGCCTCCGGACTTGTGGACGCGGTGCTGATCGCAACGCCGCACTACGAGCATCCTGCTTGCGCGATCGAAGCGTTTCGCCACGGTCTGCACGTGCTGATCGAAAAACCGGCGGGCGTCTACACGAAACAAGTGCGGCAAATGAACGAAGCGGCCGCGAACAGCGGCAAAGTATTTTCGATCATGTACAATCAGCGGACGAATCCGTTGTACCGAAAGCTGCGCGACTTAATTATTTCCGGGGAGCTCGGCGAGGTGCGCCGGACGAACTGGATCATTACGAATTGGTACCGGTCGCAGAGCTACTACAACTCCGGCGGCTGGCGCGCGACGTGGGCGGGCGAAGGCGGCGGGGTGCTGATCAACCAGGATCCGCACCAGCTCGACCTGTGGCAGTGGACGACCGGATTGATGCCGACGCGCGTTCGGGCATTCTGCCATTTCGGGAAATACCGCGACATCGAGGTCGAGGACGACGTGACCGCGTACGTCGAATACGCGAACGGCGCGACGGGCGTCTTCGTCACGACGACCGGCGAGGCGCCGGGAACGAACCGCTTCGAGGTGACGGGCGACCGCGGCAAAATCGTCATCGAGGACGGCAAGCTGACGTTCTGGCGGCTGCGGGTGTCCGAGCCGGAATTCAACGCGACGTACAAAGGCAGCTTCGGACAGCCGGAATGCTGGAAATGCGAGGTGCCGATCGAGGGCGACAACCCGGGACACAAAGGCATTACGCAAAACTTCGTCGACGCGATTTTGAAAGGAACGCCGCTGATTGCGCCGGGGGAAGAGGGCATCCTGGGCCTCACGATTTCGAACGCGATGCACCTTTCCACGTGGACCGACAATTGGGTGAATTTGCCGATCGACGAAGATTTGTATTACGACCTGCTGCAGGAACGCATCCGCAATTCGAAATACCAAAAGCCGGAGACCGTCGAGGTCGTGGCCAACGTCAAAGGCACATTCAATTCGTAA
- a CDS encoding Gfo/Idh/MocA family oxidoreductase, with the protein MQRSDGMNYAPQGKPKPVVGRGEFPFAATALEHGHIYGMCNGLVEAGGTLKWVYDPDPKKVDAFLQRYPEARRAETLDDILQDPEIRLVAGAAIPSERAALGIRVMEHGKDYFTDKTPFTTLEQVEAARETAARTGQKYMVYYSERLHVESAVFAGQLVKDGAIGRVVQVIGTGPHRLNAPSRPEWFFKKEQYGGILCDIGSHQIEQFLFFAGCSDARVVSSKVANYNNKDYPELEDFGDATLIGDNGATNYFRVDWLTPSGLGTWGDGRTIILGTEGYIELRKYIDIARSNEPDHLYLVNGEGEKHFSLRGQVGYPFFGELILDCLNRTELAMTQAHAFKAGELCVRAQLAAERVE; encoded by the coding sequence ATGCAAAGAAGCGACGGAATGAATTACGCCCCGCAGGGGAAGCCGAAGCCGGTCGTCGGCCGAGGCGAGTTCCCGTTCGCCGCGACGGCGCTCGAGCACGGCCACATCTACGGGATGTGCAACGGGCTTGTGGAAGCGGGAGGCACGTTGAAATGGGTGTACGACCCGGATCCGAAAAAGGTGGACGCGTTCTTGCAGCGCTATCCCGAGGCGCGACGGGCCGAAACGTTGGACGACATTTTGCAGGACCCGGAAATTCGTCTGGTCGCCGGAGCGGCCATTCCGTCCGAGCGGGCGGCGCTCGGCATTCGCGTCATGGAGCACGGCAAAGATTACTTTACGGACAAAACGCCGTTCACGACGCTCGAGCAGGTCGAGGCGGCGCGGGAGACGGCGGCGCGCACCGGGCAGAAGTATATGGTGTACTACAGCGAGCGGCTGCACGTCGAAAGCGCCGTGTTCGCGGGCCAGCTCGTGAAAGACGGGGCGATCGGCCGCGTCGTGCAGGTGATCGGCACCGGTCCGCACCGGTTGAACGCGCCGTCGCGTCCGGAGTGGTTTTTCAAGAAGGAGCAGTACGGCGGCATTTTGTGCGACATCGGCAGCCATCAAATCGAGCAGTTTTTGTTTTTCGCCGGCTGTTCGGACGCGAGAGTCGTGTCCAGCAAGGTCGCCAACTATAACAACAAAGACTATCCGGAGCTCGAAGATTTCGGCGACGCGACGCTGATCGGCGACAACGGGGCGACCAACTACTTCCGCGTCGACTGGCTGACGCCGAGCGGTCTCGGCACGTGGGGCGACGGCCGGACGATCATCCTCGGCACGGAAGGTTATATCGAACTTCGCAAATATATCGATATCGCGCGGTCGAACGAGCCGGATCATCTGTACCTCGTGAACGGGGAGGGAGAGAAGCATTTCTCGCTGCGCGGCCAAGTCGGCTATCCGTTCTTCGGCGAATTGATCTTGGATTGCCTGAACCGGACGGAGCTCGCGATGACGCAAGCGCACGCGTTCAAAGCGGGCGAGTTGTGCGTCCGCGCCCAGCTCGCCGCCGAGCGGGTAGAATAA
- a CDS encoding AraC family transcriptional regulator — protein MAMKPVEFGYRSDNYPQMTFHSHPYYEIYYFHGGRCNYVIGPNVYSLQPGDLLLMHGMTLHTPNPDMRVPYVRSIIHFYPEFVHEFMNRKYTVPLMKPFEELRNARIPTGARKAEVETLLERMAETYRSDDEHAYERFMLRFVDLLYVVRELCERELEESDAQRSERERHAQRVIELIEARYAEDLTMEDVERELHVSRHYLARVFKAVTGWTVFQFLYQRRINQAKTLFLFEPSLSVSEVGRRVGFKHLPHFSRVFKQIEGCAPEQYRKRSSAAGGAIPESPFLVRSHH, from the coding sequence ATGGCCATGAAGCCCGTGGAATTCGGGTATCGGTCGGACAATTACCCGCAGATGACGTTCCACTCGCATCCGTACTACGAAATCTATTATTTCCACGGCGGGCGGTGCAATTACGTCATCGGCCCGAACGTGTACTCGCTGCAGCCCGGCGATTTGCTTTTGATGCACGGCATGACGCTGCATACGCCGAACCCCGACATGCGGGTGCCGTACGTTCGCAGCATCATCCATTTTTACCCGGAGTTCGTGCATGAGTTCATGAACCGGAAATATACGGTGCCGCTTATGAAGCCGTTCGAGGAGCTGCGCAACGCCCGCATTCCGACCGGCGCGCGCAAAGCCGAAGTCGAGACGCTGCTCGAGCGCATGGCCGAGACGTACCGGTCGGACGACGAGCATGCGTATGAACGGTTTATGCTGCGGTTCGTGGATTTGCTGTACGTCGTCCGCGAGTTGTGCGAGCGCGAGCTGGAGGAGAGCGACGCGCAGCGCAGCGAGCGGGAGCGCCACGCGCAGCGCGTCATCGAATTGATCGAAGCGCGCTATGCCGAGGATTTGACGATGGAGGACGTGGAGCGGGAGCTGCATGTCAGCCGCCATTACTTGGCGCGCGTGTTCAAGGCGGTCACCGGCTGGACCGTGTTCCAATTTTTGTATCAACGGCGCATTAATCAGGCGAAGACGCTGTTTCTCTTCGAGCCGTCGCTGTCGGTGTCGGAGGTCGGACGGCGCGTAGGATTCAAGCATTTGCCGCACTTCAGCCGCGTGTTCAAGCAGATCGAAGGCTGCGCGCCGGAGCAGTACCGGAAACGTTCTTCCGCCGCCGGCGGAGCGATTCCCGAATCGCCGTTCTTGGTAAGGAGTCATCACTAG